The Sulfurimonas aquatica genomic sequence CAGGAGTTACAACTGTTTTTGTACTCGGAGTAGTTGTAACATCTTTTGTACTAATTGTTTTATATACAGCCGGTGTAATTATTTTTTTAGTATGTGCTGCTACATCTACAACTTTTGTCGTAACAGTTTTATATTTTGCAGGTACTTCAACAAGACACATAATCTCACCTGTTGAATCATCCATCTTTTCTATTGCACCATGACCTCTCTTCCATGTTGAATATGCATTTGCAACAAGAACCTCTTCTGTTACTGTTTTATAAGTAGCTGGAATAGTAACTAGTTCTGTTTTTTCTTCTGCTACCATTACTTCTTGTGTTGAAGTCCCATAAGTTGCTGGAATAACTACTAGCTCTGTTTTCTCTTCACTAATAAGTACTTCTGAAGTTACAGTTTTATATGTAGCAGGAATAGCTTTAAGCTCTCTTTTTTCCTCTGCAACCATTACTTTTTCTGTTTGTGTTTTGTATGTAGCAGGAATAACTTTAAGCTCTCTTTTTTCCTCTGCAACCATTACTTTTTCTGTTTCATTTTTATATGTAGCAGGTACTGATATGAGCTTAGTACTAGGCTCTCTTATCATTACAGTTTTTTCTACTACTTTATAAGTAGCAGGAATAATTTCTATCTCTGTTTTAGCTTCTTCTTGTAATCTCTCAACTAAACTCTCTTCGTATACAGCTGGAACAAGAACACGTGCATAACACTCTCCAGTTTTTGCATTTGGTGGGATAAGTGCATTTGAAACTGCATTTGCATCTTGTATCTCTGTTGAATGCGTTTGAGCTTCAGTCATGCTAGCTTCCATAGGCTCTCTTGACTCTAAGTCTTTTATTTTACTATTAGCATTATTGAGCTGACTTGTAGTGCTATTTAACTGATTTGTAGTACTATCAAGTTTTCCTGCTTTCTCGTTTGCTACATTTAACTCTTGTGTTAACCTTTGTATCTCTTGATCTTTTTGAACGTCTGTCATAGTAGAACAACCTGAGATCGCTAGAGCGATAGAAGATGCAACTACAGATGTTTTTATATATTTATACATTTGAATCCTTTTTTATTTTGGGAATTGTAACCACAACAAATGAGTTATTAGTGAGTGAATATATATAATTTTTTTTAATATAAAAATCACTCTTTACTCATTAATCAATGGTATAGTTCTATTAAATTTATCAAGGAATGAAAATGAAAAAAATATTTATATCTTCGTGTATGGCGATGTCTCTTTTTACAGTTGGGGCAAATGCTAAAAATTGTATTATGGTTGAAGAGTTAAATGTAGAGTTTAAAAATGCTTCTACTATATATAGTAATGATACTGAGAAGAAAGAGGTTCATAATTTTGCTAAATTTATGAAAGAAACAGATGTTTATGCAGTTATTGAAGGTCATACTAACTCTATAGCTAATGCTAAGTATAACTACGACCTCTCTACAAAAAGAGCTGTAAAAGTAATGAGTGAACTAGAGGCTTTAGGTGTAGGCAAATCACATGTAAGAGCTATGGGTTTTGGTGAAACCACACCTTTATATGACAACAGTACTAAAGATGGAGCAGACAAAAACAGAAGAGTTATTGCTGAGGTATTTAATTCCGCAGAGGAACTTGATGCATATATTAAATCACAAAAAAGTAGAATTAAAGGTATTGTTTATAAAGAACAATAATACCTATATCCCTATTGGATAAATAGGGAGCTCACTAATCCAATAAGTCCACCAAAGACTAAACCCCCTACATTTACAATCTTTTACAATCTTCTATAGCTACCTAAATAAGGCATTTATAAGTCTTTCATTATTCTACCAGTATTTACAGTCTTTTGCAGTATTATGCTATTATCATCCTATTTGTTGTAAAACTTTGTTGTAAAAAATACTTATAGTAGGTATTTACAAGGGATAAATAATATTACAACATTTTATTTGTTGTAAAAAATAGGTTTTAGCATGAGTTTGAGACAAGAATATCCACACGAAAAAATTTTAGATAGATATATAATGAGTAACAAATTAATTGGTGAATCTATGCCACATATAACTAAATCACTTAGAGAATATATGAGTATTAAAGATATCGAATTACTAGAGTCTTTACTAGAGACAGTAACAATTTACAGAGCTACATCTATACTCGAAGCAAAAGGAGATATAAATGATATTGGACAAAGTTGGACACTTGATATAAAAATAACTCAATTCTTTGCTTATAAAAATATTCATCAAGAAACAGATAGATGTGTAATGACTTCAACAATCAAAAAAGAGTTTATTTTTGCTTATATTGGAGAAAGAGAAGAAAGTGGGTGTGTAGTTAATTATACAAAGTTAGAAAATATAAGTTATTCTAAAATAAAGGTTTGAAAAATGGGTTTTAGAAAGATAAGAGCTAAGAAATATAGTGGAATTTATGAGTATTTCAAAGACAGTGATAAAGATAAAAAAACTATAGCTTTTTATATTTCATATCGTGACCTTGATAATAAAGTTAAAAAAAATAGATGTGATGCTACAAGCAAAGAAGATGCTTTACAAATTTTAAATGATAAAAGAACAGAATTAACAAGAGATAGAAACGAAATACAAAAAGATGCTTCACTCCTACACCAAAAAGTAATGAATAAAAATTTAACGCTTGAAGATATTTCGAAACTTTATTTTCCTACTAAAACAGCTAAAACAATTAAAATGATTAGTGCAGGGTATTACAGTCATATTAATCCTATATTGGGAAAGATAAAAATAACTAAGATTAAAACTACTGATATAAAAAATCTCAGTGATGTACTTAAAGAGAAAAAATCAAGACATGGAACACCACTCAATCCAAGAACGGTAAAAAAACAAATTGCTAACTTAAGAGCCTTGTTTAATTGGGCAGTAAAAGAAAACTATGTTGATAAAAACCCTGTTGTTATAAAAGAAATCATTAAAGTGGATGCCAATGAAGCAGGACGGGTTTTATCAGATGAAGAACTTGAAAAACTATGGAACTTAGATGAGTTTCAACTAAAACCTAGATTATTATTGTTTTTAAAAGCTTGTTACCATACAGGAGCTAGACCGTCAGCCGTTATGGACATACAAGTAAAGCATATTAACTTTGATAAAGGAGCGATACATATTAGAGCCATGAAGCAAGGAAAACCCTACGATGCTAGAGTAAGTAAAGAGTTATTAGATTTACTTCATGAGTGGATACTAAAACATAACTTAGTACATGATAACTTCATTTTTTTCCCAATGCAGCTATATAAGAGATCTACAACTGACAAAGAACGAAAGTCTATTAAAAATAGTTCAACAAGATACTCAGGTTATGCAGAACTACTAAGAAAAATATTTGATAAATACTTTAATCAAAATATAGGAACTTATGATCATGCTTATAGAGTGACTGTTTATACTATGAGGCGAACAAGTGCAACAAATGTTTATAAAAAATTTGGAATAGTTCATGCAAAAAAGTTTCTAAATCATACCGAGATTAATACCACGATGAAATATCTAAATATTGATGATGATATGGAGGTAATTGATTATGGGCTTTAAATATAACACAGGCACTATTATAAATCAAACGAAAGAATATGAATACCGAATAACAGATAAACATGATGATATACTTAAAATATATCTTGGTATTGATGCTCAGGGGTATATTAATGAAGTTTTTGATTATGTAATGGAAAAAGATTTAAGCTTATTAGATAATGAACAAGATATAAAACTAAAAATAAAAAATTTGGAAAAAAAAATATCAGATATTGATAAAGAAGTAGTTGTTATTAAAACTGCTAAAGTTGGAGATATGACTGATGAAGAAGTCGAAGGCGCATTTAAGAGAATAGCTGAACAAGAAGGAGGATTTAGTGGTATGTTTGAATATAATAATCTTTGTTTTGCAAAATATGTGCTTGAAATGCCAATGCCTAAGTTTATTAAGTATATAAATCTAAGTACAGACATTGCCAAACATGCACAAAGTAACTTTCAAGCTCTAGTATTGTATTACATGATAGGAATATTTGATGAACATTATAGTGCTAAAACTTTGATGATTAAATCCAAAAATAAAACAGCAGAAAAAGATTCATTTATAGCATCACTTAATCATCTTAAAACATTACTTCCTGATTCTATTTTGGACTATGAGTCCGCTATCGATATTATTGATATGAATTTTAAAAATGAAACAGAATATGATAATAAATTTAAAAGTCGTATTAAGAATAAACTAAAAGAAGCGGGATTTAGTAAAAATAAAATAGATAGGCATATTATGTCTATTTTAGAACAATATATAAAAGTAGGTTCTTTAAACTAAATACAATTCTTTTACCCTCCATAACATTACATTCTGTCCTAATATTTAAGAATAGAATGTCTATTCAAACGAATTCAATTCTAGTAAAATTTCAGCATATTACAACATAGCTTTACTAACTTTAGCATTGGATAGCACATCCTTTTAGTTTAGTCAAATGTATAAATTAAAATATAAGGAATTACTATGACTTATGAAGAGTTTTTAGCCATGCTAAGAGACAATTACAATAAGATGCTGCTCACAAAAAAAGAAACAGCAAAAGAGTTAGGTACAAGTGAAGCAACTATTGACCGTTTGAGAAAAAATGGACTAATTACATCTAAAAAAGTGCTAGGACAAATAATGTTTTCTATAGATGAAATCGCTCGTTTTTTAACAGTAAGTTAGTTTATATTAGACTTGAACTCTAAAGTAGATATTAAACAATCTTTCTAAAAAAATATAGGAGATGTAAAATGTAAAAATAATCCTTATTAAATGAGATTAAGAAGAGAATATTTCTGTGTAGTTACTGAAATTCTACTCTATTAACTCATACAAGTCAATACAACAATGGTTTTTATTCATTATGAATAATCAAAAAAAATAGACACATTCTCGATGTCTATTTTTAAGCATAAAGGAAAAATTATGAGAATACAAACTGATAGTATTATTTTTCAACTTCAACATGAAAATGAAGGATCGTTACTAATTGCTGAAAGGCTAGCATCACATATGAAATGGAAACTTGAAATTTTAAAATCAATCCCTGTCCGGCCAATAAAAAAGCATAAAGAACTATGGAAAAAAACCTTTGGGCGAGATATACCTAAAAGTGCTTCTTTTATAGCTATTTTAGAAACATCTAGTGGTATAAAAATTATATTAATTAAATATGGAAATTCTAAGTTCCTACAAATAGAATTTCATGGTCTTGATGGCCTTACAAAAGATATATATTCTCGTAGTGATAATGCAGTATTATTAAATTCAACGTTAAAAGAATTTATTAAATTATGGAATGAGCCTGTAAGGTTAATGCGTTTAGATAGAAGTGTAAACATAGCTGGCCAAAAATGGGAAGATTATACTAATAGTAGACAGCATAGAAAATTATGTCGTAAACGTAAGCCTGAGTTATTTAAAACAACAACAATATTTTATCAGAATAAAAAAAGAAGATACATTAAAGTACTTGCCTATGATAAGCAACAGTGTAATGGTCTTGATTATGCTGTTACTCGTATTGAATGTAGATTTTTAGCTCAATACTGGAATAACTTGTCTGGTGAAATATCAAATGTGATTGATATAGCTATTAAAAAAGCAGATTTGTATATAGAAGAAAAACTATTATATTAAGTGTATGTAAAAAGTATTCTATATTAAACACCTACAAAGTATGTTTAGATGGCGATTGGAGGAGGATGAAAAAGTGTACATGAGATTTAAGTAAAACAGTATTTTAGAGAAAGATGTTAATTTGATAATCAACATAGTCACACAGTAATGAAGATGATGAAAAATATAGGTATAGGGTAGGTAACATGTCAAAGCAAGTAACTGAAAAACAACAAAAGTTCTGTGAAGAATTTATGCTTACAAGAAATCTTACAAAGTCTGCTCTAGGTGCAGGATACTCTAATACTTTCGCACTTAAAAAATCATATCAACTTATGAATGACCAGAAGATACTTAAGAGGATTGAAGAGTTGGAAAAAGAGTATTTCACCAACCACTTTAAAACACTTGGTATTAAAGCTGTTGAAGAGTTGATGGTAATCATAAACAGTGGTACTTCAAGTGAGAAACTTCGTGCCATTGAAATTGCCTTAAAGCTCAATGGTTTTACTCAAGGTATTTCCATAGAAGCCAATACGAATGATATATCTATAAAAGTGAAGTTGCCAGATGGAATATGATATAGATTTATCTAGTGCTAGTGATTTTATGAATAAAAAAGCATATGATATGCTTCATATTTTGGCATCTAGATACATCATTAGTTATGGTGGTGCAGGCTCAGGTAAAAGCTATGGAATTACACAATATATTTTGATTATGATCTTAACTTTAGAAGGGCATAGATTTTTAATAGCAAGAAAATATGCAACATCTCTGAAACGTTCAGTCTTTCAACTCTTTTTAGATTTAATTTTAGAATGGGGACTATCAGATCTTTTTAAAACCAATCTTACTGATATGACAATCACTTGTCTCAATGGTAATAAGATAATGTTTGTCGGCCTAGATGACGTGGAGAAGCTGAAGTCAATAGCAGGTGTTACAGGCATATGGATTGAAGAAGCCACAGAAGTTACAGTAGAAGATTTTATGCAACTTGATCTTCGTCTTAGAGGTAATACTAAACATCATCTGCAGATTTTACTTTCATTCAATCCTACTTCATCTAGATCATGGCTTAAAAAGAGATTCTTTGATAAAAAAGATGATAATGTTCATATTATCCATACTACATATAAAGACAACAAGTTTATTGATGAGCACTACAAACAGACACTTGAAAATTTAATAAATCAAGATGATAACTTTCATAAAATCTATGCCTTAGGTAAATGGGGTACCCTGAAAGGACGTATATTTGAAGAGTATAAGACAATTGATATATTGCCAGAAGATTATCAATTACGTAAGTATGGTTTAGATTTTGGATTTAATGCTCCGATGGCTCTCATTGAGATACGAGAAGACAATAATAACCTTTATCTATATGAGTGTTACTACAGAACAAAGACTACAACTGATGAGTTAATACAGTATATGAAACAAGAAGGTATATCAACCCGTGATTCTATTTATTGTGATAGTGCTGAACCTGACCGTATAGAGACGCTTAAAAATGCTGGGTTTAATGCAATAGCAGCAAAGAAGAATGTAAGAGCTGGTATTGATGCTGTTAAGTCTAAAAGTCTACATGTATCTAAACAAAGTACTAATCTAATAAAAGAATTTGATAACTATAGCTGGAAAGAAGATAAGGATGGCAATAGCTTAGAAGAACCAGTTAAGTTCAATGACCATCTTATGGATGCATTGAGGTATGCTGTATTTACTACAGAGAGACACGCTCGTCAAATTATTGTTAGTCCAAGAAGAAAGACACGCTTTGCAGGATATGGAGACTATAGTGGATTTAAAGGATTTTAAATTAGCCATCTTATACACAATTAAATACATAGGCAAAACAATACAATAATATTAGGACTATTAAATAATGCTAGAGTTAAGTTAGAGCATTGCAGATGATATTGTCACCGGCAGACCTAAAATAGGCATCCAAGATTATTGTTAAGTCCTGTTTTTGGATTTATCTCACATAGTCCAAAAGATACCTGTCCATTTTAGGTCCGCTAGTAACACTCAGATAGAAGTATTTGAATGTGTACTAAATGGATACATGAAAGAACCCACTAAAGAGAATAGAAGTTTAAACGATACAGTCAAGTTGTTAAGAGGCGAGTGCATGTATGCAATAATAAGGTATACAAGAAGCAGATAGAGAATATATATGGTCATTTTAATATCGTATTATGTAACTAAATATAATATTAAATAAAATTATAATACTTAAAAGAACTAATTACATTATTTTAAGTTTATGATTTGTTTTAAAAAGATAATATATGTTAATTGAAGTAATAATGTTATTTCTGCTAATAGTTTAAAATAAAGGATAAACCATGAAAATATCAAAAGTATTAAGTAGCGATAATGAGTAAAAAATTAATTACAATAATATCTATATTTATTCTTTCAATAGTATTTCTATCTCAGATTACTTTGTTTGTTATTCAACCAATGGGAGCAATACCAAAGGGCAAAACATTGGTAATATGGAAATTAAACAAGACTAATTTTATAGATAGTGCAGATGCAATGTGTGTAAGAGAAACTGGCAGTTTAAATATATTATGTAGAGGTATGATGATGTCCGCAGTAATAAGTAAAAGTTCTGTACTTATGAAATTACCTTATAGTAGCTCACTATATAGCATATCAACAGGTGGAAAGGAGTATAGCAGGTAATGGAAATAATTTTTTATGGAATGATATTAGGAGTAATACCAGCAATGATAGCTCAATCTAAAGGTCGTTCTTTTTTACTATGGTGGTTTTATGGAGCAATGATTTTTATAATAGCACTCCCCCATTCACTACTTATATCTAAAGACCAAAAATCAATAGATGAGCAGTCATTATCAGAAGGTATGAAAAAGTGTCCTTATTGTGCTGAACTTATTAGAAAAGAAGCAACTATATGTAGATATTGTCAAAAAGAACAAACAACTAAAGAGGAAATATAAATGAAAAACAGATTCTTAATATTAGCATTAGTAGTACCAATGTTATTAATAGCAGGAAATGCTAAGGATAGAAATAGACAATAATGAAAAGTATAATTCGACAGGCTCCTCTTATGTTGATTATGAAGAGATTAGTTCACTAATAAAAGGATTGAAATATATTGAGTCTATTACAAAAAATCCCACAAAACTTAAGAATTATGAAGCAATATATAAAACAAATGGTGAACTTGAGATAACAAATTTCAATTCCAGTAGTGGAAACTTAGTTGCAGTTCAAGCAGGTAGATATAGTGGTAAATCTATATATCTAGAATTAAGTCAAGTCAAAGAGTTAAAAGCAATTCTTAGTGAAGCATATACAAAAATAAAATCAATGAAAAAATAAACGTGTTTCATGGAAACATCATAATTTAGATTGTTTATGTAAGAATAAATTAGTAATAAAATGTAAATAACTTAGAAAAGGTTCTTTTGTGTTGAAAATTAGTAAGGTCGAATTAGTTATATTCTTAATTTCGTTGGTTGTGACTACAATTTTTTATTTTAGTAATCAGAATATGGCTTCTTTTCTTATTATTCCTCTTGCATTTGTTGCTACATGGATTTATATGATGCCAACAGTAATAGCTGAAAAGAGAGCATCCAAGCCTTTTTCTTATAGGAGTGCTGAATTTTTTATTAGGATTTACACTTTTAGTATGGGTAGCTTGTTTTATATGGGCTTCTACAAATAGAAATGAGGAATCGAATAATTCAATAAGAATAAATATTGCAGAAGAAATTGAAAAATTAGATGTATTAAGAAAAAAAGGATTACTAACGGATGAAGAATTTAAGCAACAGAAATTGAAAATATTAAACTCTTAATAGCCTCTTTAAGCTTCTAAAATAAAAGTCAAGAGAACTTGCATTATGTTAACCACTAAATCCCTATAAAAGCCACTTTAAGGTTTAAATTTCAATAATTAGTATTCTATGTGTTATTCTTAAGAGGGTAAAAAAGGATAAAACCCTAAATATAGGGATTTGCTACTTTAAGAAATAAAGTTTTTGTGAGTTTAAGTTTTACTGCTCCTTTATGGACTTTACTTCCATACATTGTAGCTCAAAATTAATATTAACCTTTTATATTAAAAAAGCTATTTGTAAGTAAATATGTAATACTGTTATATAAAATTAACTTACAATGGACAAACATGATATACAAGAAACTAAATTTTATAATACCTGTAGTAATAGCATCAGGATTAATGTTGTCTGGGTGTAACTCAGGACCAAAACCTACATTAGTGCATATACCTTCATTGAAAACTATATCAAAAGCTGAGATTGGACAGAATATGTTTGAAAGTATTTATGCTGTTTATAAGCATGAAAATGAGGTGAAATTCTTAGATAACATAGACAAAAGTAAATATACATATGATAGTGATAGATATACATTTTATATGAAAAAAATAGATAATCAATGTGTAATGATTAGAGAGAATGGTCGTACCCATCTATATGATAAAAATTGTGATGGTGTATTTACTCATGGAAATAATGATTTATTTAGTGATGGAAAACTTGATAAGGAAGTGAGATATACAACTGTTCCAGCTAAACCTAGTAGTATACTACCAAGTTCATGGAAATATGATGTCTTGTATCAAGGTAAAATTGAAAACAAGCTGAACATAACATTTCGTGAATACTATTACTCACCTACAGTTCGTAATTTTATGATACGAGATTCGTTTACACAAAATATACAGTATGAACTTAATGAAAATGGTAAGGCAATGATTGGTTTTAAAGGCTTGAGAATCAAAGTACTAAAAGCAACAAATTTGGATATTGAATATCAAGTAATTAAAGATTATGACAAGATATAGAAGGAAGATTATGACAAAGTTATTATTAATAGCCTTACTAATGGTCAGTTTATTACTTACTGCTTGTGGTGGTGGAGATTCTACTACTGGTACAAATACTTCAGACTATCTGATAGTAGCTGGGAATACTAAAGGTTTTGAAATGAAATCAAATGGTAAAGTTTTATCAGGTGGTACAGGTTGCATTAGTGCTAGGATATATGATAGTAATGCTAATAGCCTTGCTCTAAGTAATAAAGTCGTAGACCTCACTCCAGGAACATATACTGCTGTATTTACTTCAAGGAGTAGTACATCACCAAATTCAATTGGTGCATTATATACAACTGAATCTACTTTTCAGGTTCCAGCTGTAATTTATAATAACCTTTATTCAATCACTGCAGGTACTACACAACTATACAAACTTACCATATCACAAACTACATCTTTTGCAATGAGTAGAACACAAACAGCTTCAAGTTTATATGATGAAAATTTAAACTACATCACCACTTCAGATACATTTACATTAAATACAGGAACTTATTATTTATTAGCATATTCAATTAACTGTGGCGTTGCAGGTAGTTTCAATATGGCTGAACTTTAACATCTAAATACATGAGATAGTTACAAGGCTAGAGAAGATAAAGGCTCAAAAAGAGTACCAAGTAACCAAGGGATAATGAAATGATATTAGATGGTCTATATCTATATAGATATGCTAACAGTGATAGAATTGAATTAAATGGGATTCACAGTAAAGAATCAATTATTGAACTGATGGTAGACGAATGGATTTACTATATGGAATGTCATAAATGCGGTAAATCAGACTATTGTAAATACACGGAACCACATAATGTTAACCCTGATAAAAAAGCTGAAATTAAATGTGGAGTTGCAAAAGATTTTATTACTAATTATATAAATAACACTTTTGATAGTATCGAAGATTTAGAGATTGAACAAAAGCAAGCTTATTTAGATACAGCTTATTACTTATCTCAATATGTACAAAGTGCAGAAATAGGTATTGGTACTTTGATAAATGAAGATTATTTAAGTGTATGGGGAGAGTTTGCACCTGCACTGTATGGTTTTACTAAAGAGCCATTAGATTATTTAAACAAAGCTCATAAAGAAATGAAGCATGTAGGAATGTTTAGAAGTAAAAAGAGTTTGATATTAGTTGAAGGCTATAGTGAAAATATTTTTGTAGATAATTTTTCTGACATCAAGGTAGTGAATTATGAAGGAGAAGGTAGAATAAGATACGACAAGATAGAATTTTTAGTGCAAGAATATCAAGAAGATGGTTACGAAGTTTATTTACAATCTGATATGGATGGAAAACCACATAATGACAAAGTAAACAAAATAATTAATGGAGGATTAATAAAAGAAGAAAATATATTTCAATTTAAACACGACTTTGAATCCTCCATTCCAGCAAAACTTTTTTATACAATACTAATAGATAACGAATTGATTAGTGATACATTTGAAAACTTTGAAGAAGGTATAGATTTACAACGAGGTATAGTTCATTATGTTGAGACGAAATATGATATTAGTATTAATAAAAGAATGATAGCAACTGAAGTTAGTTTAGCAATACATAAATATTCTAGAAGAAGAAACCTATATCAAGATGAAAGGTTTTTAGATACTGAAATAGGAAAGTTTTGGAATTTTATAAGGAAAGTAAACTAAGTGAAATTATTACTACCTATTCTAATCTCAGTCAGTCTGAATGCAGATATAGGGGTACTAAAAAAAGTAGTTGATGGTGATACTCTTAACTTCACAAATGATAAATGCAGACTACTTTATATTGACACTCCTGAAAGTAAGAGAAACAAGAAAGCTAAGCTAGATACAAAGCAATGTAAAAACTTTACATTAGATACTATGGTTAGAATAGGCAAGCAATCAACAGAACATGCTCAAACACTTGTTGAGGTTGGTAAGTCATATAAGTATGAAGTGATTGGTAAAGATAGGTATAATCGTTCTCTATGTGTTGTATACACTCCCATAGGTATATTTAACGAGTTGATGGTTAGAGATGGTTATGCAATGCCTTATGAGAGCTATATGCCAAGTAAACTAAAAAGTAAATACCACAAATTATCTAGAGAGGCTAAGCGACTTAATCGTGGACTATGGAAGTCTTATGATATTGATTGTATAGGTAAATATTGATTAATGAAAAGAATACCATACAAAAAACTTCAAAAGTATAATAGAATAAGAAAAAATACATATTCAAAACTACTTCGTAAATATTCTGTTAGACAATGGTTGACTTGTATACGACAGATAAATATAAAAATGTATAACTATGAAATTTATGACCAAAATAGTAGACTTAAATATAAGCCAGAGTTCCTAACTGTTAATGCAGACATGGCGATTAGGGTGGCGAAAGATAATAACAATGATTTTGAACTTCCAGTACCTGGACAATGTGATTGGCTTACTAGCACAGAAATTAATCTAAGTGATGGTCCAAAAAGTTTAATTAAACTATTTGGGGTTGGTGGCATATCATTAATGGCGGTATGGCAAAACAGGCTTCTGTACAATCAATCAAATATGCTTGCTAGAATGCATGTCCTATATAAAAACTATGATAGCCAAGTTGTATCTGCTATAGGTATATCAATTAAAGAT encodes the following:
- a CDS encoding peptidoglycan-binding domain-containing protein, with protein sequence MYKYIKTSVVASSIALAISGCSTMTDVQKDQEIQRLTQELNVANEKAGKLDSTTNQLNSTTSQLNNANSKIKDLESREPMEASMTEAQTHSTEIQDANAVSNALIPPNAKTGECYARVLVPAVYEESLVERLQEEAKTEIEIIPATYKVVEKTVMIREPSTKLISVPATYKNETEKVMVAEEKRELKVIPATYKTQTEKVMVAEEKRELKAIPATYKTVTSEVLISEEKTELVVIPATYGTSTQEVMVAEEKTELVTIPATYKTVTEEVLVANAYSTWKRGHGAIEKMDDSTGEIMCLVEVPAKYKTVTTKVVDVAAHTKKIITPAVYKTISTKDVTTTPSTKTVVTPAIYKTVTKQVIDTPATTKEVITPAVYKTITRQVVDTPASTKEVITPAVYKTITRQVIATPATTKEVEIPCISKIVKTRVVDTPAQERTKEIPAVYSSYKKVSKTSDSYLRWQEILCETNTNPAVISKVQTALKEKGYAITSIDGIYGPETTKAIKAYQKDNQLSQGALTLKTLESLGL
- a CDS encoding OmpA family protein, giving the protein MKKIFISSCMAMSLFTVGANAKNCIMVEELNVEFKNASTIYSNDTEKKEVHNFAKFMKETDVYAVIEGHTNSIANAKYNYDLSTKRAVKVMSELEALGVGKSHVRAMGFGETTPLYDNSTKDGADKNRRVIAEVFNSAEELDAYIKSQKSRIKGIVYKEQ
- a CDS encoding tyrosine-type recombinase/integrase, yielding MGFRKIRAKKYSGIYEYFKDSDKDKKTIAFYISYRDLDNKVKKNRCDATSKEDALQILNDKRTELTRDRNEIQKDASLLHQKVMNKNLTLEDISKLYFPTKTAKTIKMISAGYYSHINPILGKIKITKIKTTDIKNLSDVLKEKKSRHGTPLNPRTVKKQIANLRALFNWAVKENYVDKNPVVIKEIIKVDANEAGRVLSDEELEKLWNLDEFQLKPRLLLFLKACYHTGARPSAVMDIQVKHINFDKGAIHIRAMKQGKPYDARVSKELLDLLHEWILKHNLVHDNFIFFPMQLYKRSTTDKERKSIKNSSTRYSGYAELLRKIFDKYFNQNIGTYDHAYRVTVYTMRRTSATNVYKKFGIVHAKKFLNHTEINTTMKYLNIDDDMEVIDYGL
- a CDS encoding helix-turn-helix domain-containing protein, with protein sequence MTYEEFLAMLRDNYNKMLLTKKETAKELGTSEATIDRLRKNGLITSKKVLGQIMFSIDEIARFLTVS
- a CDS encoding terminase small subunit, coding for MSKQVTEKQQKFCEEFMLTRNLTKSALGAGYSNTFALKKSYQLMNDQKILKRIEELEKEYFTNHFKTLGIKAVEELMVIINSGTSSEKLRAIEIALKLNGFTQGISIEANTNDISIKVKLPDGI
- a CDS encoding PBSX family phage terminase large subunit → MEYDIDLSSASDFMNKKAYDMLHILASRYIISYGGAGSGKSYGITQYILIMILTLEGHRFLIARKYATSLKRSVFQLFLDLILEWGLSDLFKTNLTDMTITCLNGNKIMFVGLDDVEKLKSIAGVTGIWIEEATEVTVEDFMQLDLRLRGNTKHHLQILLSFNPTSSRSWLKKRFFDKKDDNVHIIHTTYKDNKFIDEHYKQTLENLINQDDNFHKIYALGKWGTLKGRIFEEYKTIDILPEDYQLRKYGLDFGFNAPMALIEIREDNNNLYLYECYYRTKTTTDELIQYMKQEGISTRDSIYCDSAEPDRIETLKNAGFNAIAAKKNVRAGIDAVKSKSLHVSKQSTNLIKEFDNYSWKEDKDGNSLEEPVKFNDHLMDALRYAVFTTERHARQIIVSPRRKTRFAGYGDYSGFKGF
- a CDS encoding zinc ribbon domain-containing protein — translated: MEIIFYGMILGVIPAMIAQSKGRSFLLWWFYGAMIFIIALPHSLLISKDQKSIDEQSLSEGMKKCPYCAELIRKEATICRYCQKEQTTKEEI
- a CDS encoding superinfection immunity protein → MKREHPSLFLIGVLNFLLGFTLLVWVACFIWASTNRNEESNNSIRINIAEEIEKLDVLRKKGLLTDEEFKQQKLKILNS
- a CDS encoding thermonuclease family protein, coding for MKLLLPILISVSLNADIGVLKKVVDGDTLNFTNDKCRLLYIDTPESKRNKKAKLDTKQCKNFTLDTMVRIGKQSTEHAQTLVEVGKSYKYEVIGKDRYNRSLCVVYTPIGIFNELMVRDGYAMPYESYMPSKLKSKYHKLSREAKRLNRGLWKSYDIDCIGKY